Proteins co-encoded in one Erwinia sp. genomic window:
- the merR1 gene encoding Mercuric resistance operon regulatory protein (ID:JIFNMEKO_02358;~source:Prodigal:2.6) encodes MKISELAEKSGCGIETVRYYEKIGLLPQARRNPENNYRCYDQEHLENLLFIRRCRSLDMTQEEIRALLLVMSDQNRLCAPIDAIIHEHLNHVQKRIEELILLEKQLSALRADCRADRRVDQCGIVKSLTQEESAISLNNNSGGGHTLSDTH; translated from the coding sequence ATGAAGATAAGTGAACTGGCAGAGAAATCAGGCTGTGGAATCGAAACAGTGCGCTATTACGAAAAGATTGGGTTATTACCTCAGGCGCGGCGTAATCCTGAAAATAACTATCGGTGTTATGACCAGGAGCATCTGGAAAACCTCTTATTCATCCGACGCTGCCGTTCGCTGGATATGACTCAGGAGGAGATCAGAGCGTTATTGCTGGTAATGAGTGACCAGAATAGATTATGTGCTCCGATTGATGCCATCATCCATGAACACCTTAATCACGTACAAAAAAGAATTGAAGAATTGATTTTACTTGAAAAACAACTAAGCGCACTGCGTGCAGATTGTCGTGCTGACCGTCGGGTTGATCAGTGTGGGATAGTAAAGTCTCTGACACAGGAAGAAAGCGCTATCAGCCTGAACAATAATTCCGGCGGCGGACACACTCTCTCAGATACTCACTGA
- the cadA gene encoding Cadmium-transporting ATPase (ID:JIFNMEKO_02357;~source:Prodigal:2.6), with the protein MSHKLNKSDISEHQQKSSITDESVHHCGCHHTDALADESPQPEKTISAEDISTRIRIMQMDCPVEEKMLKKVLLPVSAVKALEFNLIERVLTVTHAPDGLNVILAAIRSIGFEPELTMNALKSDGATENKSSYRKLIFAILAAAGAELADWNAWPAGVEAALALVAVVLCGLGTYKKGWIAIRHGQFTINALMSIAVTGALLLQEWPEAAMVMVLFTLAELLESKSLTRARNAIGALMNLVPETANIQQPDGSWRDTPIQSVVPGAIIRVRPGERIALDGVIIRGKSSVNQAPITGESMPLDKAPGDTLFAGTINQTGGLEYRATVGAENTTLARIIRTVGQAQSNKGATQRFVDRFAQVYTPLVLGGAVLIALLPPLLFSANWQEWIYKGLVMLVIACPCALVISTPVTLVSGLTAAARKGILIKGGVYLEMGRKIKNLALDKTGTLTWGKPVQTDKVIFNGFSDREVSGIAVSLASYSDHPVSQAIVNAAQDTERYAVEEMEVLVGRGIQGTIGGKKYALGNLRLKEEQIPCPPALKENIQALERSGKTVILLSDETQWYVLFAVADSVRESSREAIGQLHQLGIKTVMLSGDNQHTVDTIASQVGIDQARGEQLPEDKLNAIEQLRAHALTGMVGDGINDAPALAAADIGFAMGAIGTDTAIETADVALMDDDLRKIPAFVQLSRKTHRVLVQNITAALGIKVLFLLLTFTGLGTLWMAVFADVGASLLVVANGLRLLRQ; encoded by the coding sequence ATGAGTCATAAGCTAAATAAGAGTGATATCAGCGAGCATCAACAAAAAAGCAGCATCACTGATGAATCAGTTCACCACTGTGGTTGCCACCATACTGATGCCTTAGCCGATGAAAGTCCTCAACCTGAAAAAACGATTTCTGCAGAGGATATCAGTACGCGTATTCGTATCATGCAGATGGATTGTCCGGTAGAAGAAAAGATGCTGAAAAAAGTGCTATTGCCTGTTAGCGCGGTAAAAGCACTGGAATTTAACCTTATTGAGCGTGTTCTGACGGTGACACACGCGCCTGATGGGCTGAATGTTATTCTTGCCGCGATTCGTTCAATCGGATTTGAACCTGAACTGACTATGAATGCGCTCAAATCGGATGGGGCGACAGAGAATAAATCTTCGTACCGAAAATTAATTTTCGCCATATTGGCCGCGGCAGGCGCCGAACTTGCAGACTGGAACGCCTGGCCTGCAGGTGTGGAAGCCGCACTGGCGTTAGTGGCAGTTGTATTGTGTGGTCTGGGTACTTATAAAAAAGGGTGGATAGCGATTCGTCACGGTCAGTTTACTATCAATGCTTTGATGAGTATTGCTGTCACCGGAGCATTGCTCTTACAGGAATGGCCTGAGGCGGCAATGGTGATGGTGTTGTTTACCCTGGCGGAATTACTGGAGTCGAAATCACTGACACGCGCGCGCAATGCCATCGGTGCGTTAATGAATTTGGTACCCGAAACAGCAAACATTCAGCAACCGGATGGAAGCTGGCGAGATACCCCTATTCAAAGCGTAGTGCCCGGTGCGATTATCAGAGTGCGGCCGGGGGAGCGCATTGCACTGGATGGTGTAATTATTCGGGGAAAAAGCAGTGTCAATCAGGCACCGATCACCGGAGAGAGTATGCCTCTGGATAAAGCGCCAGGTGATACGCTGTTTGCCGGAACTATCAATCAGACCGGTGGTCTGGAGTACCGCGCGACGGTGGGCGCAGAAAACACCACGCTTGCGCGTATTATCCGAACTGTCGGGCAAGCACAGAGTAATAAAGGTGCGACACAGCGTTTTGTTGATCGCTTTGCGCAGGTTTATACCCCACTGGTACTGGGAGGCGCGGTGCTGATCGCTCTGCTGCCGCCCCTGTTATTTTCTGCAAACTGGCAAGAATGGATTTACAAGGGGCTGGTGATGTTAGTGATTGCCTGTCCCTGTGCTTTGGTTATTTCCACGCCGGTTACGCTTGTCAGTGGCCTGACTGCAGCTGCACGAAAAGGGATACTGATTAAAGGCGGAGTTTACCTTGAAATGGGACGAAAAATAAAAAATCTGGCACTGGATAAAACCGGAACCCTGACCTGGGGAAAACCAGTGCAGACTGACAAGGTGATCTTTAACGGATTTAGTGACAGAGAGGTGTCAGGCATAGCGGTAAGTCTGGCCAGTTACTCTGATCATCCCGTATCTCAGGCTATTGTGAATGCGGCACAGGACACAGAGAGATATGCGGTTGAAGAGATGGAAGTGCTGGTGGGACGCGGTATTCAGGGTACGATAGGAGGAAAAAAATATGCACTGGGCAACTTGCGTCTGAAGGAAGAGCAGATACCTTGTCCTCCTGCATTGAAGGAAAATATACAGGCCCTGGAACGTAGCGGAAAAACAGTCATTTTACTGAGTGATGAGACTCAGTGGTATGTGCTATTTGCTGTGGCTGATAGCGTAAGAGAGAGTAGTCGTGAGGCGATCGGACAGTTACACCAGTTGGGGATAAAAACGGTAATGCTATCGGGTGATAATCAGCATACGGTAGACACTATTGCCTCCCAGGTAGGGATTGATCAGGCCCGGGGAGAGCAGTTACCCGAGGATAAGCTCAATGCAATTGAGCAACTACGTGCTCATGCACTGACGGGAATGGTTGGTGATGGCATTAATGATGCGCCTGCGCTGGCGGCAGCTGATATTGGTTTTGCGATGGGGGCGATAGGCACAGATACTGCGATAGAGACTGCTGATGTGGCATTAATGGATGATGACCTGCGAAAAATCCCTGCTTTTGTACAACTTTCGCGCAAGACTCATCGGGTACTGGTGCAAAATATTACTGCAGCGCTGGGGATAAAAGTACTGTTTTTACTGCTGACATTCACCGGCCTGGGTACATTGTGGATGGCTGTATTTGCTGATGTCGGGGCCAGTCTGCTGGTGGTCGCCAATGGCTTGCGTTTATTACGCCAATAA